A portion of the Acidisarcina polymorpha genome contains these proteins:
- a CDS encoding winged helix-turn-helix transcriptional regulator — protein MLNCVRLFDIVQVISGKWTTFLMMALAERRQRLGELRRLFPGIRSECRSRLCMTCNAMVM, from the coding sequence ATGCTCAACTGTGTTCGACTTTTTGACATCGTTCAAGTAATCAGCGGCAAATGGACTACGTTTCTCATGATGGCGCTTGCTGAGCGACGGCAGCGCTTGGGAGAGCTCCGCCGGCTTTTCCCTGGCATTCGCAGCGAATGCCGAAGCAGACTTTGCATGACTTGCAACGCGATGGTTATGTAA
- a CDS encoding HXXEE domain-containing protein — protein MTIPLVASFWLMLAFYLIHILDESLLGGSFVEKVRKHWWPEYSWVMFFWFNAGYLVLMSSCIVLYDRQGDRYLFLPLAWAIERFCNSIWHIWWAVRYREYSPGLLTCILIWMQTYFILAYHPSSQWGD, from the coding sequence ATGACGATTCCGCTCGTTGCTTCATTCTGGCTGATGCTGGCCTTTTACCTGATTCACATTCTCGACGAGTCTCTGCTAGGCGGAAGCTTCGTGGAGAAAGTGAGGAAGCACTGGTGGCCAGAATATTCCTGGGTTATGTTCTTCTGGTTCAACGCAGGTTACCTCGTTTTAATGAGCTCTTGCATCGTGCTGTACGACCGTCAAGGCGATCGCTACCTCTTCCTGCCGCTTGCTTGGGCGATTGAGCGCTTCTGCAATAGCATCTGGCACATATGGTGGGCGGTTCGTTATCGCGAATACTCTCCCGGGCTGCTCACGTGCATCTTAATTTGGATGCAGACCTATTTCATCCTTGCATATCATCCCTCATCTCAATGGGGCGATTGA